The following coding sequences lie in one Allochromatium vinosum DSM 180 genomic window:
- a CDS encoding DUF948 domain-containing protein, with translation MRDNETPGDSRDAVVQAETPGSEATGTQVNAYAIDRLSQAFETSAKRWELIVYPSLFAFIILAAYGFYLVFSLAKDVHYLAISVDTNMTVMASNMQSMSDNVAQMSRNVRVMTASVESMAQDVDTLQPMLASIQEMDRSMRIMTQSTASMGRDMAVMNQSISRPMQFMNGFMPW, from the coding sequence ATGCGCGACAACGAGACTCCAGGTGACAGTCGTGATGCCGTCGTCCAGGCCGAGACGCCGGGATCGGAGGCCACGGGTACTCAGGTCAACGCCTATGCGATCGATCGCCTGTCGCAGGCCTTCGAGACCAGCGCCAAGCGCTGGGAACTCATCGTCTACCCCTCGCTGTTCGCTTTCATCATCCTGGCCGCCTATGGGTTCTATCTGGTCTTCAGTCTGGCCAAGGACGTTCACTATCTGGCCATCAGCGTCGACACCAACATGACGGTGATGGCCAGCAACATGCAGTCGATGTCGGACAACGTTGCCCAGATGAGCCGCAACGTGCGTGTCATGACGGCGAGCGTCGAGTCGATGGCGCAGGACGTCGACACCCTCCAGCCCATGCTGGCCAGCATCCAGGAGATGGATCGCTCGATGCGCATCATGACCCAGTCGACTGCCTCGATGGGGCGTGACATGGCGGTGATGAATCAGAGCATCAGCCGACCGATGCAGTTCATGAACGGGTTCATGCCCTGGTGA